The Elgaria multicarinata webbii isolate HBS135686 ecotype San Diego chromosome 1, rElgMul1.1.pri, whole genome shotgun sequence genome has a window encoding:
- the ZNF335 gene encoding zinc finger protein 335 isoform X3 has product MEAENAVESSSDAAPRLGQREEPSESGIGMETSEAVSADSSDAALVAITLAEADESGVGQSSDSGGVSLAEVPESSSSTDAHLPRAYLPDSSSIAQSALVSSVSTVSQSVPASPSPQGLVHSSVLAEGAPVVSDSAASTSSDLGSAIDKIIESTIGPDVIQRCMAVTSEEDGGAQTTQHLILQGPDNGAPVTSRVASSAVAQSLAAEALAEGPTSTCVEHPGPLEPPVQLGPSGEPDLESLEQLMEVVVVQQFRCRMCRYKSASKQPLLRHMRERHFQPVSATGQKKGRPRKGAPVPKAPESKKPEEEEDDDDDIVDAGAIDDPKDDSDYNPAEDEPRGRLPKLSRPLPTSSEERLRRRPGRPRKFPRLEALPQPEGGEVEPVVSSQCAPLGDLQGPEAACSTDLVPLSSKSLVEPSVSQSDSENRDPSSHAEPEMTPRRRGRPSHRFLGKKYRKYMGHRYSYKSAKPLMRPYLCRICGSRFLTHEDLCFHVNSHEAGDPQLFRCLQCSYRSRRWSSLKEHMFNHTGSKPYKCEECDYTSVYKKDVIRHSAVHNRDKKKRADPPPKRSSFPCPVCDRVYPMQKRLTQHMKTHSTEKPHMCDKCGKSFKKRYTFKMHLLTHIQAVAKHWFKCEFCEHVCEDKKVLLNHQLLHINDKPFRCTLCAYATVREDFLLSHMAVKHTGGKPFACEFCHFSTKQKKNLRLHVQCRHVENFEDWVERHPEEPPCRRRPFFTLQQIEELKLQHSQGQAAGEAAVPTPPPVRAQPSPAASLPPPPRSCSQVFCFQQVAYQPPVPDPPAPEPPVLSPEALEGATIIYESDVEGSAELATQTALDLLLNVSSQRELPSSTLEVAVVKAGGSPKASEPQEQQQLAEEPPTKVLTLHVTEHSEALVQEVYEEPALGAAELQQVTIPFSGATEYSIITQSGEAGRTLYGEEAEEEAEAEESPGEVGQAVIRETLKDVTTPSSTPESRQPRRQHCVEQMSGEPADAQASLRWPLVKCLTWSAHKAVALAPEDGEPPGNKAGLPTQQAPGKGPSLKKPPGKAPSAKKFSCKICTATFAGRAEMESHKRAHVGPSAFKCPDCPFTAAVWPEVRTHMEQHASLRPHKCQHCSFASKNKKDLRRHTLTHTNEKPFACHVCGQRFNRNGHLKFHKQRLHSSEGKPPPELAPSASQTIILNSDEEALATLQTALQSGQAVLAPERLQQALGQEHIIMTQEQSVPSQEETTYIQEIMTTADGQMVQHLVTAENQVQYIITQDGVQHLLPHEYVVLPEGHHIQVQDGQITHIQYEQGGQFVQDPQIQYVPVSPGQQLVTQAQLEAAAHSAVTVADAAMAQAPFGTDPATDQVQPLQPGVHYDIITLAE; this is encoded by the exons ATGGAGGCGGAGAACGCAGTGGAGAGCAGCAGCGATGCAGCCCCCCGGCTGGGGCAGCGAGAAGAGCCCTCGGAGAGTGGCATTGGCATGGAGACCTCGGAGGCCGTGTCTGCAGACAGCAGCGATGCCgccttggtggccatcaccctcGCTGAAGCAGATGAATCCGGCGTGGGCCAGAGCTCAGACAGCGGAGGGGTCTCCCTG GCTGAAGTGCCCGAGAGCAGCTCCAGCACAGATGCCCACCTGCCCAGGGCCTACCTGCCGGACTCCTCCTCCATCGCACAGTCCGCCCTGGTCTCCAGCGTCTCCACTGTGAGCCAGTCTGTTCCGGCCTCTCCGTCCCCCCAGGGCCTCGTTCACTCCAGCGTCCTTGCAGAAGGGGCTCCCGTTGTGTCCGACTCCGCAGCCTCCACCTCCTCTGACCTGGGCTCCGCCATCGACAAGATCATAGAGTCTACCATTGGCCCGGACGTCATTCAAC GATGCATGGCCGTGACCAGCGAAGAAGACGGTGGGGCACAAACGACCCAGCACCTCATCCTGCAGGGCCCGGACAACG GTGCTCCTGTGACGTCCCGCGTGGCCAGCTCTGCCGTGGCCCAAAGTTTGGCTGCGGAAGCCCTGGCGGAGGGGCCCACTTCCACGTGCGTGGAGCACCCTGGCCCTCTGGAGCCGCCCGTGCAGCTGGGCCCATCTGGGGAGCCCGACCTGGAGAGCCTGGAGCAGCTGATGGAGGTGGTCGTGGTGCAGCAGTTCAGGTGCCGGATGTGCCGCTACAAGAGCGCCTCCAAGCAGCCCCTCCTCCGCCACATGCGGGAGCGGCACTTCCAGCCAG TGTCGGCCACCGGCCAGAAAAAGGGCCGCCCGCGGAAAGGGGCTCCTGTGCCGAAGGCCCCGGAGAGCAAGAagccggaggaggaagaggacgacgACGATGACATCGTGGACGCCGGCGCCATTGACGACCCCAAAG ATGACAGTGACTACAACCCAGCTGAGGACGAGCCCCGGGGGCGTCTGCCCAAGCTCAGCCGCCCCCTTCCCACCTCCAGCGAGGAGCGGCTGCGCCGACGCCCAGGAAGACCCCGCAAATTCCCTCGCCTGGAAGCCCTCCCGCAGCCAGAGG GTGGTGAAGTGGAGCCGGTGGTCTCGTCACAGTGTGCCCCCCTGGGAGACCTGCAGGGCCCCGAGGCGGCCTGCTCCACAGACCTGGTGCCTCTTAGCAGCAAAAGCCTCGTGGAGCCCTCCGTGAGCCAGTCCGACTCGGAGAACAGGGACCCCTCCTCCCACGCCGAACCCGAAATGACTCCCCGCCGGCGAGGCCGGCCCTCTCACCGTTTCCTGGGCAAGAAATACCGCAAGTACATGGGGCACAG GTACAGCTACAAGTCAGCCAAGCCCTTGATGCGCCCTTACCTGTGCCGGATCTGCGGCTCTCGCTTCCTCACGCACGAGGACCTATGCTTCCACGTCAACTCCCACGAGGCCGGGGACCCTCAGCTCTTCCGGTGTCTGCAGTGCAGTTACCGCTCCCGGCGCTGGTCCTCGCTGAAG GAGCACATGTTCAACCACACGGGGAGCAAGCCGTACAAGTGCGAGGAGTGTGACTACACCAGCGTGTACAAGAAGGACGTCATCCGTCATTCTGCCGTGCACAACCGCGACAA GAAGAAGCGAGCCGACCCG cccccCAAGCGGagctccttcccttgccccgtgTGTGACCGTGTCTACCCGATGCAGAAGCGGCTCACCCAGCACATGAAGACACACAGCACCGAAAAGCCCCACATGTGTGACAAG TGCGGGAAGTCCTTCAAGAAGCGCTACACCTTCAAGATGCACCTGCTGACCCACATCCAGGCTGTTGCCAAGCACTG GTTCAAGTGCGAGTTCTGTGAGCACGTCTGCGAGGACAAGAAAGTGCTGCTCAACCACCAGCTGCTGCACATCAACGACAAGCCCTTCCGCTGCACGCTCTGTGCCTACGCCACCGTCCGCGAGGACTTCCTGCTCTCCCACATGGcagtcaagcacacag gagGGAAGCCGTTTGCCTGTGAGTTCTGCCACTTCAGCACCAAGCAGAAGAAGAACCTCCGCCTCCACGTCCAGTGCCGCCACGTGGAGAACTTTGAGGATTGGGTGGAGCGGCACCCGGAGGAGcccccctgccgccgccgccccttctTCACACTGCAGCAGATCGAGGAGCTGAAGCTGCAGCACAGCCAGGGCCAGGCTGCCGGGGAGGCGGCGGTGCCCACCCCCCCACCGGTAAGGGCCCAGCCCTCGCCTGccgcctccctccccccgcctccCCGGAGCTGCTCTCAAGTCTTCTGTTTCCAGCAGGTGGCCTACCAGCCGCCGGTGCCGGACCCCCCTGCTCCAGAGCCCCCCGTCCTCTCCCCAGAGGCCCTGGAGGGGGCCACCATCATCTACGAGTCAG atgtggAGGGCTCAGCCGAGTTGGCCACACAAACGGCACTGGACCTGCTGCTGAACGTGAGCAGCCAGCGGGAGCTGCCCTCCAGCACTCTCGAG GTGGCCGTGGTGAAGGCGGGCGGCTCGCCGAAGGCCTCCGAGCCccaggaacagcagcagctggccgaggaGCCCCCCACCAAGGTGCTAACGCTGCACGTGACGGAGCACAGCGAGGCCCTGGTGCAAGAGGTCTACGAGGAGCCGGCGCTGGGGGCCGCTGAGCTCCAGCAGGTCACCATCCCCTTCAGCGGGGCGACAGAGTACAGCATCATCACCCAGAGCGGGGAGGCCGGCAGGACGCTGTATGG ggaggaggcggaggaggaggcagaggcggaAGAGAGCCCCGGCGAAGTTGGGCAAGCCGTGATAAGGGAGACCTTGAAGGACGTCACGACTCCCAGCAGCACTCCGGAGAGCCGCCAGCCACGGCGGCAGCATTGTGTGGAG CAGATGAGTGGGGAGCCGGCAGACGCTCAGGCCAGCCTTCGGTGGCCCCTGGTGAAGTGCCTGACGTGGTCAGCCCACAAGGCTGTTGCGCTGGCCCCCGAGGACGGGGAGCCCCCCGGCAACAAAGCTGGGTTGCCTACGCAGCAGGCCCCGGGCAAGGGCCCTTCCCTCAAGAAGCCACCGGGCAAGGCGCCTTCCGCCAAAAAGTTCTCCTGCAAGATCTGCACAGCGACTTTTGCAGGCCGAGCGGAGATGGAGAGCCACAAGCGGGCGCACGTCGGCCCCAGCGCCTTCAAGTGCCCCGATTGCCCATTCACGGCAGCCGTGTGGCCAGAAGTCCGG ACCCACATGGAGCAGCACGCCAGCCTCCGGCCCCACAAGTGCCAGCACTGCAGCTTCGCTTCCAAGAACAAGAAGGACTTGCGCCGGCACACCCTGACCCACACCAACGAGAAGCCTTTCGCTTGCCACGTCTGTGGCCAGAG ATTCAACCGCAACGGACACCTCAAATTTCACAAGCAGCGGCTACACAGCTCAGAAGGGAAGCCGCCGCCTGAGCTGGCCCCCAGCGCCTCCCAGACCATCATCCTGAACAGTGACGAGGAAGCGTTGGCCACGCTGCAGA CAGCTCTGCAGTCTGGCCAGGCTGTGCTGGCTCCAGAGAGGCTCCAGCAGGCTCTGGGGCAGGAGCATATCATCATGACGCAAGAGCAGAGCGTCCCCAGCCAG GAGGAGACCACCTACATTCAAGAGATCATGACGACAGCAGATGGACAGatggtgcagcacctggtgacagcAGAGAACCAG gtcCAGTACATCATCACCCAGGATGGCGTCCAGCACCTCTTGCCCCACGAATACGTGGTTCTGCCTGAAGGCCATCACATCCAG
- the ZNF335 gene encoding zinc finger protein 335 isoform X1 — protein MEAENAVESSSDAAPRLGQREEPSESGIGMETSEAVSADSSDAALVAITLAEADESGVGQSSDSGGVSLAEVPESSSSTDAHLPRAYLPDSSSIAQSALVSSVSTVSQSVPASPSPQGLVHSSVLAEGAPVVSDSAASTSSDLGSAIDKIIESTIGPDVIQRCMAVTSEEDGGAQTTQHLILQGPDNGAPVTSRVASSAVAQSLAAEALAEGPTSTCVEHPGPLEPPVQLGPSGEPDLESLEQLMEVVVVQQFRCRMCRYKSASKQPLLRHMRERHFQPVSATGQKKGRPRKGAPVPKAPESKKPEEEEDDDDDIVDAGAIDDPKDDSDYNPAEDEPRGRLPKLSRPLPTSSEERLRRRPGRPRKFPRLEALPQPEGGEVEPVVSSQCAPLGDLQGPEAACSTDLVPLSSKSLVEPSVSQSDSENRDPSSHAEPEMTPRRRGRPSHRFLGKKYRKYMGHRYSYKSAKPLMRPYLCRICGSRFLTHEDLCFHVNSHEAGDPQLFRCLQCSYRSRRWSSLKEHMFNHTGSKPYKCEECDYTSVYKKDVIRHSAVHNRDKKKRADPPPKRSSFPCPVCDRVYPMQKRLTQHMKTHSTEKPHMCDKCGKSFKKRYTFKMHLLTHIQAVAKHWFKCEFCEHVCEDKKVLLNHQLLHINDKPFRCTLCAYATVREDFLLSHMAVKHTGGKPFACEFCHFSTKQKKNLRLHVQCRHVENFEDWVERHPEEPPCRRRPFFTLQQIEELKLQHSQGQAAGEAAVPTPPPVRAQPSPAASLPPPPRSCSQVFCFQQVAYQPPVPDPPAPEPPVLSPEALEGATIIYESDVEGSAELATQTALDLLLNVSSQRELPSSTLEVAVVKAGGSPKASEPQEQQQLAEEPPTKVLTLHVTEHSEALVQEVYEEPALGAAELQQVTIPFSGATEYSIITQSGEAGRTLYGEEAEEEAEAEESPGEVGQAVIRETLKDVTTPSSTPESRQPRRQHCVEQMSGEPADAQASLRWPLVKCLTWSAHKAVALAPEDGEPPGNKAGLPTQQAPGKGPSLKKPPGKAPSAKKFSCKICTATFAGRAEMESHKRAHVGPSAFKCPDCPFTAAVWPEVRTHMEQHASLRPHKCQHCSFASKNKKDLRRHTLTHTNEKPFACHVCGQRFNRNGHLKFHKQRLHSSEGKPPPELAPSASQTIILNSDEEALATLQTALQSGQAVLAPERLQQALGQEHIIMTQEQSVPSQEETTYIQEIMTTADGQMVQHLVTAENQVQYIITQDGVQHLLPHEYVVLPEGHHIQVQDGQITHIQYEQGGQFVQDPQIQYVPVSPGQQLVTQAQLEAAAHSAVTAVADAAMAQAPFGTDPATDQVQPLQPGVHYDIITLAE, from the exons ATGGAGGCGGAGAACGCAGTGGAGAGCAGCAGCGATGCAGCCCCCCGGCTGGGGCAGCGAGAAGAGCCCTCGGAGAGTGGCATTGGCATGGAGACCTCGGAGGCCGTGTCTGCAGACAGCAGCGATGCCgccttggtggccatcaccctcGCTGAAGCAGATGAATCCGGCGTGGGCCAGAGCTCAGACAGCGGAGGGGTCTCCCTG GCTGAAGTGCCCGAGAGCAGCTCCAGCACAGATGCCCACCTGCCCAGGGCCTACCTGCCGGACTCCTCCTCCATCGCACAGTCCGCCCTGGTCTCCAGCGTCTCCACTGTGAGCCAGTCTGTTCCGGCCTCTCCGTCCCCCCAGGGCCTCGTTCACTCCAGCGTCCTTGCAGAAGGGGCTCCCGTTGTGTCCGACTCCGCAGCCTCCACCTCCTCTGACCTGGGCTCCGCCATCGACAAGATCATAGAGTCTACCATTGGCCCGGACGTCATTCAAC GATGCATGGCCGTGACCAGCGAAGAAGACGGTGGGGCACAAACGACCCAGCACCTCATCCTGCAGGGCCCGGACAACG GTGCTCCTGTGACGTCCCGCGTGGCCAGCTCTGCCGTGGCCCAAAGTTTGGCTGCGGAAGCCCTGGCGGAGGGGCCCACTTCCACGTGCGTGGAGCACCCTGGCCCTCTGGAGCCGCCCGTGCAGCTGGGCCCATCTGGGGAGCCCGACCTGGAGAGCCTGGAGCAGCTGATGGAGGTGGTCGTGGTGCAGCAGTTCAGGTGCCGGATGTGCCGCTACAAGAGCGCCTCCAAGCAGCCCCTCCTCCGCCACATGCGGGAGCGGCACTTCCAGCCAG TGTCGGCCACCGGCCAGAAAAAGGGCCGCCCGCGGAAAGGGGCTCCTGTGCCGAAGGCCCCGGAGAGCAAGAagccggaggaggaagaggacgacgACGATGACATCGTGGACGCCGGCGCCATTGACGACCCCAAAG ATGACAGTGACTACAACCCAGCTGAGGACGAGCCCCGGGGGCGTCTGCCCAAGCTCAGCCGCCCCCTTCCCACCTCCAGCGAGGAGCGGCTGCGCCGACGCCCAGGAAGACCCCGCAAATTCCCTCGCCTGGAAGCCCTCCCGCAGCCAGAGG GTGGTGAAGTGGAGCCGGTGGTCTCGTCACAGTGTGCCCCCCTGGGAGACCTGCAGGGCCCCGAGGCGGCCTGCTCCACAGACCTGGTGCCTCTTAGCAGCAAAAGCCTCGTGGAGCCCTCCGTGAGCCAGTCCGACTCGGAGAACAGGGACCCCTCCTCCCACGCCGAACCCGAAATGACTCCCCGCCGGCGAGGCCGGCCCTCTCACCGTTTCCTGGGCAAGAAATACCGCAAGTACATGGGGCACAG GTACAGCTACAAGTCAGCCAAGCCCTTGATGCGCCCTTACCTGTGCCGGATCTGCGGCTCTCGCTTCCTCACGCACGAGGACCTATGCTTCCACGTCAACTCCCACGAGGCCGGGGACCCTCAGCTCTTCCGGTGTCTGCAGTGCAGTTACCGCTCCCGGCGCTGGTCCTCGCTGAAG GAGCACATGTTCAACCACACGGGGAGCAAGCCGTACAAGTGCGAGGAGTGTGACTACACCAGCGTGTACAAGAAGGACGTCATCCGTCATTCTGCCGTGCACAACCGCGACAA GAAGAAGCGAGCCGACCCG cccccCAAGCGGagctccttcccttgccccgtgTGTGACCGTGTCTACCCGATGCAGAAGCGGCTCACCCAGCACATGAAGACACACAGCACCGAAAAGCCCCACATGTGTGACAAG TGCGGGAAGTCCTTCAAGAAGCGCTACACCTTCAAGATGCACCTGCTGACCCACATCCAGGCTGTTGCCAAGCACTG GTTCAAGTGCGAGTTCTGTGAGCACGTCTGCGAGGACAAGAAAGTGCTGCTCAACCACCAGCTGCTGCACATCAACGACAAGCCCTTCCGCTGCACGCTCTGTGCCTACGCCACCGTCCGCGAGGACTTCCTGCTCTCCCACATGGcagtcaagcacacag gagGGAAGCCGTTTGCCTGTGAGTTCTGCCACTTCAGCACCAAGCAGAAGAAGAACCTCCGCCTCCACGTCCAGTGCCGCCACGTGGAGAACTTTGAGGATTGGGTGGAGCGGCACCCGGAGGAGcccccctgccgccgccgccccttctTCACACTGCAGCAGATCGAGGAGCTGAAGCTGCAGCACAGCCAGGGCCAGGCTGCCGGGGAGGCGGCGGTGCCCACCCCCCCACCGGTAAGGGCCCAGCCCTCGCCTGccgcctccctccccccgcctccCCGGAGCTGCTCTCAAGTCTTCTGTTTCCAGCAGGTGGCCTACCAGCCGCCGGTGCCGGACCCCCCTGCTCCAGAGCCCCCCGTCCTCTCCCCAGAGGCCCTGGAGGGGGCCACCATCATCTACGAGTCAG atgtggAGGGCTCAGCCGAGTTGGCCACACAAACGGCACTGGACCTGCTGCTGAACGTGAGCAGCCAGCGGGAGCTGCCCTCCAGCACTCTCGAG GTGGCCGTGGTGAAGGCGGGCGGCTCGCCGAAGGCCTCCGAGCCccaggaacagcagcagctggccgaggaGCCCCCCACCAAGGTGCTAACGCTGCACGTGACGGAGCACAGCGAGGCCCTGGTGCAAGAGGTCTACGAGGAGCCGGCGCTGGGGGCCGCTGAGCTCCAGCAGGTCACCATCCCCTTCAGCGGGGCGACAGAGTACAGCATCATCACCCAGAGCGGGGAGGCCGGCAGGACGCTGTATGG ggaggaggcggaggaggaggcagaggcggaAGAGAGCCCCGGCGAAGTTGGGCAAGCCGTGATAAGGGAGACCTTGAAGGACGTCACGACTCCCAGCAGCACTCCGGAGAGCCGCCAGCCACGGCGGCAGCATTGTGTGGAG CAGATGAGTGGGGAGCCGGCAGACGCTCAGGCCAGCCTTCGGTGGCCCCTGGTGAAGTGCCTGACGTGGTCAGCCCACAAGGCTGTTGCGCTGGCCCCCGAGGACGGGGAGCCCCCCGGCAACAAAGCTGGGTTGCCTACGCAGCAGGCCCCGGGCAAGGGCCCTTCCCTCAAGAAGCCACCGGGCAAGGCGCCTTCCGCCAAAAAGTTCTCCTGCAAGATCTGCACAGCGACTTTTGCAGGCCGAGCGGAGATGGAGAGCCACAAGCGGGCGCACGTCGGCCCCAGCGCCTTCAAGTGCCCCGATTGCCCATTCACGGCAGCCGTGTGGCCAGAAGTCCGG ACCCACATGGAGCAGCACGCCAGCCTCCGGCCCCACAAGTGCCAGCACTGCAGCTTCGCTTCCAAGAACAAGAAGGACTTGCGCCGGCACACCCTGACCCACACCAACGAGAAGCCTTTCGCTTGCCACGTCTGTGGCCAGAG ATTCAACCGCAACGGACACCTCAAATTTCACAAGCAGCGGCTACACAGCTCAGAAGGGAAGCCGCCGCCTGAGCTGGCCCCCAGCGCCTCCCAGACCATCATCCTGAACAGTGACGAGGAAGCGTTGGCCACGCTGCAGA CAGCTCTGCAGTCTGGCCAGGCTGTGCTGGCTCCAGAGAGGCTCCAGCAGGCTCTGGGGCAGGAGCATATCATCATGACGCAAGAGCAGAGCGTCCCCAGCCAG GAGGAGACCACCTACATTCAAGAGATCATGACGACAGCAGATGGACAGatggtgcagcacctggtgacagcAGAGAACCAG gtcCAGTACATCATCACCCAGGATGGCGTCCAGCACCTCTTGCCCCACGAATACGTGGTTCTGCCTGAAGGCCATCACATCCAG